The following coding sequences are from one Desulfosporosinus orientis DSM 765 window:
- a CDS encoding 3-isopropylmalate dehydratase large subunit translates to MNQIERYLAAAAGKDEVHAGDDITVKVDLAIAHDITGPMAVEQFKKIGISQVFDNQKVVFVLDHIIPAATVEAKVLHNVLREFSREYGVKLYDKGEGVIHQVIAEKHPLKRGSILIGADSHTCTAGAYRVLAIPVGATELAATMATGTLDLEVPEVCEICIEGQLQPGVYAKDVILHLIGYFGTAGFTDQGVIYTGSLMEHLTMDDKMTISNMGIEMGSMISYFSDPAQPVGTVKEVYTFQAEDIPASVACPPNPGIVVKAEDLSATKISQVVIGSCTNGRLSDMLAAAEVLKGRKVAEGVTLLIIPASVDIAQQMEDQGLNRIFREAGGMITSPGCGPCFGAHMGLLAAGDVAVSTTNRNFPGRMGHREGKVYLASPRLAAESAVAGTIVPPGSVVPLGGLANELEF, encoded by the coding sequence GTGAACCAAATAGAACGCTATTTGGCAGCTGCAGCAGGAAAAGACGAGGTTCACGCCGGTGATGATATCACGGTCAAGGTTGATCTGGCGATAGCCCATGATATTACCGGACCGATGGCTGTTGAACAATTCAAGAAGATTGGGATTAGCCAGGTTTTTGATAATCAAAAGGTGGTTTTTGTCTTAGATCATATCATTCCGGCAGCTACCGTAGAGGCCAAAGTATTGCACAATGTTCTCCGAGAGTTCTCTCGGGAATACGGAGTAAAACTTTATGACAAAGGAGAAGGAGTTATTCACCAAGTTATTGCTGAAAAACATCCTTTGAAACGAGGTTCAATCTTGATTGGGGCAGACTCCCATACCTGTACTGCCGGTGCTTACAGAGTTTTGGCAATCCCGGTGGGGGCCACTGAATTAGCAGCCACTATGGCTACAGGTACCCTGGACTTAGAGGTGCCGGAAGTCTGTGAGATATGTATTGAAGGGCAGCTGCAACCGGGAGTCTACGCCAAGGATGTTATTTTACACTTGATTGGATATTTTGGGACAGCGGGATTTACCGATCAAGGAGTTATTTATACGGGCAGCTTAATGGAACATCTGACTATGGATGATAAAATGACGATATCGAACATGGGTATCGAGATGGGGAGCATGATTAGTTATTTTTCAGATCCGGCTCAACCCGTTGGAACTGTCAAAGAAGTTTATACCTTCCAGGCGGAGGATATTCCGGCCAGTGTTGCCTGCCCTCCTAATCCCGGTATTGTGGTTAAAGCGGAAGACCTCTCAGCTACTAAGATTTCTCAGGTTGTGATTGGGAGCTGTACGAATGGACGATTAAGTGACATGCTGGCGGCAGCCGAAGTGCTTAAAGGCCGTAAAGTAGCAGAGGGTGTGACATTGTTAATAATTCCTGCATCTGTTGATATTGCTCAGCAAATGGAGGATCAGGGCCTAAACCGAATCTTCCGGGAAGCAGGAGGGATGATAACCAGCCCTGGCTGTGGCCCTTGTTTCGGAGCTCATATGGGACTCTTAGCTGCCGGTGATGTGGCTGTTTCGACAACGAATCGAAACTTCCCGGGCAGAATGGGTCACCGTGAGGGAAAGGTATATCTGGCATCCCCTCGTCTTGCGGCAGAGAGTGCGGTTGCCGGGACTATTGTACCACCGGGCAGTGTGGTGCCTTTAGGAGGGTTGGCTAATGAGTTGGAATTCTAA
- a CDS encoding 3-isopropylmalate dehydratase, producing the protein MSWNSKIHGRVWNLGGNVDTDQIFPGYAMAAPADKFKDYALAGSEIPDFAGKVQAGDIIVAGENFGCGSSREQAPVALKEAGVGLVIAKSFARIFRRNAINIGLPVLVCDMEQKVENGQELEIDLTAAEIMICASGEKVRAARLADNVLQTLEAGGLIAKVRKQLKIS; encoded by the coding sequence ATGAGTTGGAATTCTAAAATTCACGGGCGTGTTTGGAATTTAGGCGGAAATGTTGATACAGACCAGATTTTTCCGGGTTATGCCATGGCTGCTCCCGCGGACAAATTTAAGGATTATGCTCTGGCCGGCAGTGAAATCCCGGATTTTGCCGGCAAGGTACAAGCAGGGGATATCATTGTTGCCGGTGAGAATTTTGGCTGCGGTTCAAGTCGGGAGCAAGCGCCGGTTGCTCTAAAAGAAGCAGGAGTTGGCTTAGTAATCGCTAAATCCTTTGCCCGGATATTTAGACGCAATGCTATAAACATCGGCTTACCGGTCTTAGTCTGCGACATGGAACAGAAAGTAGAAAATGGGCAAGAGCTTGAAATAGACTTGACGGCGGCGGAAATTATGATTTGTGCCAGTGGAGAAAAAGTCAGGGCAGCCAGGTTAGCAGACAATGTCTTGCAGACCTTAGAGGCAGGCGGGCTGATTGCAAAAGTTCGAAAACAATTGAAAATCTCATGA
- a CDS encoding cobalamin-dependent protein (Presence of a B(12) (cobalamin)-binding domain implies dependence on cobalamin itself, in one of its several forms, or in some unusual lineages, dependence on a cobalamin-like analog.) has translation MQEKTKKIIKEDYERVQAYEKVFGVEMPKMGSDGSVTGLPAPFPRLVNGVERSGYRITELGRRAAQTGIPVQNPILGRNSAEETFQESNAMYKVAEELKIDIFQFVHSEATRHIDPLDGADLIEQSRGKGGITPAGERQFVELGGGEKHPLRINATGDTPHLSIINSLIAGFDGTDIGPVIHVHFGGRGIHDYKTKVFNGYKALQICAENNIFVQTDSHKHLNNIGGTDGMALAMCLLAEGLAVQAGLPRTLSGIQMNVSGINLLADLAVMRAFRQLMWSEFLIAVPETFQNPPADLIAEQAHFARMAISAKLGGANFYRPKAAENVGIPTGASMAKAIWATQNVFENTATFNIEDPAIERRQTEIVTEALAVLASTFGLSRELSPEEIGPDFWLNYGDEELIDIIVAAGKKGILDAPRAAAWDLKRGVKTHRGKDGIRRYIPGYGPADVPADKMSFTTEKVTVEAEKPITKKEKVLLATVGADAHVVGINVIREAFEQAGYEVIYLRGMNLPETVAEVAAETKADVVGVSNLLGLGLTLFPRVERRLKELGIRENVVLMAGGRIAEKEEEHAQIEEKIKTEGTDFLGVEGFFGPGTDPQDVLKWVEEKMKERGQ, from the coding sequence ATGCAGGAAAAAACAAAGAAGATCATTAAAGAAGATTATGAACGGGTTCAGGCTTACGAAAAGGTTTTTGGCGTGGAAATGCCCAAAATGGGTTCGGATGGTTCAGTCACTGGCTTACCGGCTCCTTTTCCCCGCTTGGTGAATGGAGTTGAACGCAGTGGTTACCGGATTACAGAATTGGGACGACGTGCTGCTCAGACGGGAATTCCCGTTCAAAACCCCATATTGGGCCGCAATTCCGCTGAAGAAACTTTTCAGGAATCCAATGCTATGTATAAAGTGGCTGAGGAACTGAAGATAGACATTTTTCAATTTGTTCATTCTGAAGCCACACGGCATATCGATCCTTTAGATGGGGCGGACCTGATTGAACAGTCCCGGGGCAAGGGAGGCATAACCCCGGCCGGGGAGCGGCAATTTGTAGAACTGGGCGGTGGAGAAAAGCATCCTCTGCGAATTAATGCTACTGGAGATACCCCCCATTTATCGATTATTAACTCCCTAATTGCCGGTTTTGATGGTACGGATATCGGGCCGGTCATTCACGTTCATTTCGGTGGGCGGGGTATTCATGATTATAAAACGAAGGTTTTTAACGGCTATAAAGCACTGCAAATATGTGCGGAAAATAATATTTTTGTGCAGACAGATTCTCATAAACATCTTAATAATATTGGCGGAACTGATGGGATGGCTTTGGCGATGTGTCTATTAGCTGAAGGATTAGCGGTTCAGGCCGGATTACCCAGGACACTCAGCGGGATTCAAATGAATGTTTCCGGAATTAATTTACTGGCCGACTTGGCTGTGATGCGGGCCTTTAGGCAGCTTATGTGGAGTGAGTTCCTGATCGCTGTCCCGGAGACCTTCCAAAATCCTCCCGCTGATCTGATTGCCGAGCAGGCACATTTTGCCCGGATGGCCATTAGTGCTAAATTAGGCGGAGCAAACTTCTACAGGCCAAAGGCTGCTGAAAACGTGGGGATCCCTACAGGAGCATCCATGGCTAAAGCAATTTGGGCTACTCAAAATGTTTTTGAAAATACTGCTACCTTTAATATTGAGGACCCAGCTATTGAGCGCCGGCAAACTGAGATTGTTACAGAGGCTTTGGCTGTTTTGGCAAGTACTTTTGGATTATCCCGAGAGTTAAGCCCGGAAGAAATCGGACCGGATTTCTGGCTGAACTATGGGGACGAAGAACTTATCGATATCATCGTTGCTGCTGGTAAGAAAGGTATCCTTGATGCTCCCAGAGCGGCTGCCTGGGATCTGAAACGGGGGGTAAAAACCCATCGCGGCAAAGACGGGATTCGCCGCTATATTCCGGGTTATGGTCCCGCTGATGTCCCGGCGGATAAAATGTCCTTTACCACTGAAAAGGTTACTGTGGAAGCTGAGAAACCTATTACTAAAAAGGAAAAGGTACTTTTAGCAACGGTTGGCGCGGACGCCCATGTAGTAGGAATTAATGTTATTCGCGAGGCTTTTGAGCAAGCCGGTTATGAAGTGATTTATCTGCGGGGAATGAATTTGCCTGAAACCGTGGCTGAAGTTGCTGCGGAAACTAAAGCTGATGTGGTTGGAGTCAGCAATCTTTTAGGTTTAGGCCTAACCTTATTCCCCCGTGTAGAGAGGCGTCTTAAAGAACTGGGCATCCGAGAGAATGTTGTGCTGATGGCCGGAGGACGGATTGCTGAGAAGGAAGAGGAACACGCACAGATCGAAGAAAAAATCAAAACTGAAGGAACTGATTTCTTAGGTGTTGAGGGTTTCTTTGGGCCTGGCACTGATCCTCAAGACGTCCTTAAATGGGTAGAAGAAAAAATGAAGGAGAGAGGGCAATAG
- a CDS encoding 2-methylaconitate cis-trans isomerase PrpF family protein, protein MAEQRRIRCAILRAGTSKGIFLMENDLSLDIKRRDQEILAIFGSPDVRQIDGLGGADPLTSKVAVIGPSTRPDADVDYTFGQVSIGTGFVDYSGNCGNISSGVGPFAIDEGLVRAVEPVTKVRIHNTNTGKILVAEVPVQDGKAKVKGDYKIAGVPGTGAKIMMDFAGTAGAVTDKMLPTGQAVDVLNIEGFGTLQASIIDVANPMVFVRAKDLGLSGIETPAQINANQEMLDLLEKIRGKAATMIGMARHEADALKNSPAFPMIAFVSEPQDYVDFTTGNTIRADQVDVVSRLMFMQVMHKTYAGTGTTCTGAAAKIPGSIVNLVTRSQSSLVRIGHPAGVIEIEVEAKEDGNEIKLERAAFGRTSRRIMDGYVYIAL, encoded by the coding sequence ATGGCAGAGCAACGCAGAATACGCTGTGCGATTTTACGGGCCGGTACGAGTAAAGGAATTTTCCTTATGGAAAACGATTTATCTTTAGATATAAAGAGAAGAGATCAAGAAATTCTAGCCATCTTCGGCAGCCCGGACGTAAGGCAAATTGACGGGTTGGGCGGAGCAGATCCTCTCACAAGTAAAGTGGCTGTTATTGGCCCCTCTACACGACCGGATGCTGATGTTGATTATACCTTTGGTCAAGTGAGTATAGGCACAGGATTTGTTGACTATTCGGGAAACTGCGGAAATATATCCTCAGGTGTGGGCCCCTTCGCCATAGACGAAGGATTAGTAAGAGCGGTCGAGCCCGTCACTAAGGTTCGTATCCACAATACCAATACAGGTAAAATTTTGGTCGCTGAGGTTCCGGTGCAAGATGGTAAAGCTAAAGTGAAGGGTGATTACAAAATTGCAGGAGTTCCAGGCACTGGCGCAAAAATAATGATGGACTTTGCCGGCACAGCTGGTGCAGTCACGGATAAAATGCTGCCCACCGGGCAGGCGGTGGATGTTCTGAACATTGAAGGTTTTGGAACCTTGCAAGCCTCCATTATTGATGTTGCCAATCCGATGGTTTTTGTAAGAGCCAAGGATTTAGGTCTTTCTGGGATCGAAACTCCGGCTCAAATTAATGCCAATCAGGAAATGCTTGATCTATTAGAAAAAATCCGGGGCAAAGCGGCAACGATGATCGGTATGGCTAGACACGAAGCTGATGCCTTAAAGAACAGTCCGGCTTTTCCAATGATTGCTTTTGTCAGTGAACCTCAAGATTATGTTGACTTTACCACGGGTAACACCATAAGAGCTGATCAGGTGGACGTTGTATCCAGACTCATGTTTATGCAAGTGATGCACAAAACTTATGCCGGTACAGGGACAACTTGTACAGGAGCAGCAGCAAAAATTCCTGGTTCCATCGTAAACCTTGTGACCCGTTCTCAATCTTCATTGGTTAGAATCGGTCATCCGGCGGGCGTTATAGAAATCGAGGTAGAAGCTAAAGAAGACGGAAATGAAATTAAGCTGGAAAGAGCGGCCTTTGGCCGTACTTCACGCCGCATTATGGACGGCTATGTTTATATTGCATTATAG
- a CDS encoding glutamate mutase L, protein MSQVDLLVYDVGSTYTKVSAFNRQGSSLMFVGRSQAPTTVENIEVGLIHACHNLARDLQWDAVVSSHTLATSSAAGGLRMVGMGYMPRVTAKAAKEVAMSAGARVLEIISHETPVDFRIEVLQEIKPDIILLAGGTDGGDQDSLLENAEVIVRSKVPSVVIIAGNTEAQPKAEEILKTGEILTIRVPNVMPTIHELKVKPAREAIHQEFIRQITRAKGLGRLLEIVSTGRVIPTPGAVLMGAELLALGTHEKEGHGNILVIDIGGATTDVHSVLADLVNLSKEETGLVVSNEKQLSYRTVEGNLGLRVSATGIIETVGARGVLAKIGLEGEDLVKEIQAYTQYLEKNPGHISRHEKELNFDKALSISAIEVALKRHAGYFAQSFDPILGIVPGTPVGRDLRKIQRVIAVGGIFAHSTYKESMEILRKSFADRGISLLPENPMFEVDHNYQLYTIGAMAEEYPNEALALAENNILNNEV, encoded by the coding sequence ATGTCCCAGGTTGATCTTTTAGTCTACGATGTGGGAAGCACTTATACCAAGGTTTCAGCCTTCAATCGTCAGGGGAGCAGCTTAATGTTTGTCGGACGTTCCCAAGCTCCCACCACTGTGGAAAACATTGAAGTAGGACTTATCCATGCTTGTCATAATTTAGCGAGGGATCTTCAATGGGATGCGGTGGTTTCCTCGCACACCTTGGCAACCAGTTCTGCCGCAGGAGGTCTGCGGATGGTTGGGATGGGGTATATGCCCAGAGTTACTGCTAAAGCTGCCAAAGAAGTGGCAATGAGCGCGGGTGCTAGGGTATTGGAAATTATTTCTCATGAGACTCCTGTTGATTTTCGAATCGAGGTTTTGCAGGAAATTAAGCCCGATATTATTCTTTTGGCAGGTGGGACCGATGGAGGGGATCAGGATTCTTTGCTGGAGAACGCTGAAGTAATCGTGAGGAGTAAAGTGCCTAGCGTGGTCATCATTGCCGGTAATACCGAAGCTCAGCCAAAAGCAGAAGAGATTTTGAAAACAGGCGAAATACTCACGATTCGAGTGCCTAATGTTATGCCAACGATCCATGAGTTAAAGGTTAAGCCTGCTCGGGAAGCGATTCATCAGGAATTTATTAGGCAAATTACCAGGGCGAAAGGTTTAGGACGTTTACTGGAAATAGTTTCTACCGGACGAGTTATTCCGACTCCAGGTGCAGTACTGATGGGAGCAGAGCTTTTAGCACTGGGTACCCATGAAAAAGAAGGTCATGGAAATATTCTGGTCATTGATATTGGCGGAGCAACTACGGATGTCCATTCTGTTTTAGCTGATTTAGTCAATCTGAGCAAAGAGGAAACGGGTTTAGTTGTTTCCAATGAGAAGCAGTTATCTTACAGAACGGTGGAAGGTAATCTGGGATTAAGAGTAAGTGCAACGGGCATTATCGAAACCGTTGGAGCAAGGGGAGTTTTGGCCAAAATTGGTTTGGAAGGGGAGGACTTAGTCAAGGAAATCCAAGCTTATACACAGTATCTGGAGAAAAACCCAGGACACATCAGCCGCCATGAAAAAGAGCTAAACTTTGATAAGGCCTTATCTATTAGTGCTATTGAAGTTGCTCTTAAGAGACATGCAGGGTATTTTGCTCAAAGTTTTGACCCTATTCTCGGTATTGTGCCAGGGACACCTGTGGGTCGGGATTTACGTAAAATTCAGAGGGTCATAGCCGTGGGGGGTATTTTCGCACATTCGACATATAAGGAGTCCATGGAAATACTAAGAAAATCCTTCGCTGATCGAGGAATTTCCTTATTGCCGGAAAACCCTATGTTTGAGGTGGACCATAATTATCAGCTCTATACCATAGGAGCGATGGCGGAAGAATATCCTAATGAAGCATTGGCATTAGCGGAAAATAACATTTTAAACAATGAAGTTTAA
- a CDS encoding isocitrate lyase/PEP mutase family protein, whose amino-acid sequence MNKGKVLRRLLADKEILIAPGAHDVLTAKIIEKAGFQAVYMTGYGQAASHLGTADVGLMTMSEMLERANNFAGAVDVPVIADGDTGFGNAINVMRTVRQYEMVGVAAIQLEDQLAPKKCGHMTGRQVIPTEEMVGKIKAAVEARKDPDFVIIARTDARTIHGIDEAVQRAKAYEEAGADVIFVESPESVEEMKIITSSFKVPVLANMVEGGRTPLLAAPELEELGYDMVIFPTASTYMVAQAMKNLMAELMKSGTTKNLLPEMISFTDFNDLIGLPEIRMLENKFVIG is encoded by the coding sequence ATGAATAAAGGTAAAGTGTTGAGAAGATTATTGGCGGATAAGGAAATCCTAATTGCCCCCGGAGCCCACGATGTTTTAACGGCTAAGATCATTGAAAAGGCGGGTTTTCAGGCTGTTTATATGACAGGATATGGGCAGGCGGCCAGTCATTTGGGTACAGCAGATGTGGGCTTAATGACCATGAGTGAGATGCTGGAGCGAGCCAATAATTTTGCCGGTGCCGTGGATGTTCCGGTAATTGCAGATGGTGACACGGGATTTGGAAATGCTATTAATGTTATGAGAACCGTTCGCCAATATGAAATGGTTGGGGTAGCCGCTATACAATTAGAAGATCAACTGGCCCCTAAGAAGTGCGGCCATATGACAGGGCGTCAGGTCATTCCCACTGAAGAAATGGTGGGTAAGATTAAGGCAGCCGTTGAAGCAAGAAAAGATCCTGATTTTGTGATTATCGCCCGAACAGATGCACGAACCATTCATGGAATTGACGAGGCTGTTCAGCGTGCCAAAGCTTATGAGGAAGCAGGGGCGGATGTCATTTTTGTTGAATCGCCAGAATCTGTTGAGGAGATGAAGATTATCACATCCAGCTTTAAGGTTCCGGTTTTGGCAAATATGGTCGAAGGCGGGCGGACTCCTCTATTAGCAGCACCGGAACTGGAAGAATTAGGGTATGATATGGTCATCTTCCCAACGGCTTCTACCTACATGGTCGCTCAGGCTATGAAAAATTTGATGGCAGAACTCATGAAGTCCGGCACCACTAAAAACTTATTACCGGAAATGATTTCATTTACAGATTTCAATGATTTAATTGGTTTGCCGGAAATTCGTATGTTAGAAAATAAATTTGTCATTGGTTAA
- a CDS encoding PTS transporter subunit IIC, whose protein sequence is MTEKQVDQQEQLSFLKRKNIIFSVKRYGVDALGAMALGLFSSLIVGLILKVIGEQLGIPLLVEFGKQAMAMMGPAIGVAVAFGLGAPPLVLFSSTITGMAGAAVGGPVGSFVAAVIGAEFGKLVSKETKVDIIVTPAVTILLGVAAGTFIGPPLAEFMKWLGAVIMMATELAPIPMGILVSVLMGMILTLPISSAALAMMLVLGGPAAGAATVGCATQMVGFAVASYRENGWGGLVSQGLGTSMLQVPNIVRNPLIWIPATLASAILGPLATTILPMSNIPAGAGMGTAGLVGQFGTISAMGMSSGVLIKIGLLHFILPAILTLAISEFMRKKGWIKFGDMKLDV, encoded by the coding sequence ATGACGGAAAAACAGGTGGATCAACAAGAACAGCTTAGTTTTTTAAAACGCAAAAACATCATTTTTTCGGTGAAAAGGTATGGAGTGGATGCCTTAGGGGCCATGGCCTTAGGTCTGTTCTCAAGTCTTATTGTAGGACTTATTCTTAAGGTGATTGGAGAGCAGCTGGGAATACCATTACTCGTTGAATTTGGCAAACAGGCTATGGCGATGATGGGGCCGGCCATTGGTGTGGCTGTTGCCTTTGGTTTAGGAGCTCCTCCCCTTGTCTTATTCTCGTCTACGATAACCGGTATGGCAGGTGCTGCAGTTGGAGGACCGGTCGGTTCCTTTGTGGCAGCCGTTATCGGGGCTGAATTCGGGAAATTGGTTTCCAAAGAGACAAAGGTGGATATTATTGTAACTCCGGCTGTTACCATTTTGTTGGGTGTGGCTGCGGGGACCTTTATTGGACCGCCTTTAGCAGAATTTATGAAGTGGCTGGGAGCTGTCATTATGATGGCGACAGAACTCGCTCCCATTCCCATGGGAATTTTGGTTTCAGTACTTATGGGTATGATTTTGACCTTGCCGATTAGCAGTGCTGCTTTAGCGATGATGCTTGTCCTCGGAGGTCCGGCTGCAGGGGCCGCAACGGTAGGCTGTGCTACCCAAATGGTCGGCTTTGCTGTAGCCAGCTACCGGGAAAACGGCTGGGGTGGTTTAGTCTCCCAAGGACTGGGAACATCCATGCTTCAAGTGCCTAACATTGTCAGAAATCCGTTAATCTGGATACCTGCCACTTTAGCCAGTGCCATCTTAGGTCCTTTAGCAACGACAATATTGCCGATGTCCAACATTCCTGCCGGTGCCGGCATGGGTACTGCCGGATTAGTAGGACAGTTTGGGACGATTTCAGCGATGGGTATGAGTTCTGGTGTTTTAATTAAAATTGGTTTGCTGCACTTCATTCTTCCGGCAATTCTTACTTTGGCTATTTCGGAGTTTATGCGCAAAAAAGGTTGGATTAAGTTTGGCGATATGAAATTAGACGTTTAG
- a CDS encoding methyl-accepting chemotaxis protein produces the protein MKLEAFLEVAKDLQELYDEEVAVCILDTEKVLAWYPSPNLNMKIEAGDPLPKGGISEEAVRTGKRVIRRVPKEVLGIPYVGIGYPIKENGIVVGCAMIDISVAKYDTLADVGQDILASVEQISASAENLSASSEELAATVKNMESETSRVFNEIEHTGNVKDEIHKISMRTNILGLNASIEAARAGEYGRGFSVVADEVRKLSEFTRNSTAEIETDLNNVHSSVLKLIEGIEQLGMVTESQAAAAAELSSALGQIAVLAEKLVNIGTRR, from the coding sequence GTGAAACTCGAGGCTTTTTTGGAAGTTGCCAAAGACTTGCAGGAACTCTATGATGAGGAAGTAGCGGTATGTATTCTAGATACAGAAAAAGTATTGGCCTGGTATCCCAGCCCAAATCTGAACATGAAAATTGAAGCGGGTGATCCCTTGCCTAAAGGGGGCATATCTGAAGAAGCTGTTCGCACTGGAAAGCGTGTTATAAGGCGTGTGCCTAAAGAGGTGTTGGGAATCCCCTATGTGGGGATAGGTTATCCCATCAAAGAAAACGGTATTGTCGTGGGCTGCGCCATGATTGATATTTCGGTTGCTAAGTATGATACCTTGGCAGATGTCGGTCAGGATATCTTAGCTTCAGTAGAACAAATATCCGCTTCTGCTGAAAACTTGTCCGCTTCTTCGGAGGAACTGGCAGCTACCGTTAAAAACATGGAAAGTGAGACGAGCCGGGTTTTTAACGAGATTGAGCATACGGGCAATGTTAAAGATGAGATCCATAAGATTTCTATGCGAACTAATATTCTTGGCCTAAATGCTTCTATAGAAGCTGCCAGAGCCGGTGAATATGGGCGGGGTTTTTCGGTTGTAGCAGATGAGGTTCGAAAACTCTCTGAATTTACCAGAAATTCGACAGCGGAAATTGAGACAGACCTAAACAATGTTCATAGTTCTGTCCTTAAACTGATCGAAGGAATTGAACAATTGGGTATGGTAACAGAGTCTCAAGCGGCAGCGGCAGCGGAGCTGTCATCCGCTCTTGGACAGATAGCTGTTTTGGCTGAAAAACTGGTAAACATAGGGACACGCAGGTAA
- a CDS encoding RidA family protein codes for MNKQTLNTQNAPAAIGPYSQGVKVGNLIFTSGQLPINTQSGELVADIEGATKQSLDNVKAILEASGSSMDKVVKTVVFLRDMNDFAAMNAVYATYFPNNPPARSAVQVARLPKDAIVEIEAIALAE; via the coding sequence ATGAATAAACAAACCCTTAATACCCAAAATGCTCCTGCAGCCATCGGCCCTTATTCTCAAGGAGTCAAGGTAGGTAATCTTATTTTTACATCAGGCCAGCTTCCCATTAATACTCAAAGCGGAGAGTTAGTAGCTGACATTGAAGGAGCAACTAAACAATCTTTAGATAATGTTAAAGCTATATTAGAAGCTTCCGGTTCTTCCATGGACAAAGTCGTAAAAACTGTCGTTTTCCTGAGAGATATGAATGACTTCGCAGCTATGAATGCTGTCTATGCTACTTATTTCCCCAATAATCCACCCGCCCGTTCGGCTGTTCAAGTCGCCCGGCTGCCTAAAGATGCCATCGTAGAAATTGAAGCCATCGCTCTCGCCGAATAA